In Microbacterium sp. ABRD28, the genomic stretch TCCACATCCCGCCTACGAGCAGGACCATGTACAGCGCGATCAGCATGGGGTGACCTCCTGGTGAAGGGAAACTCCCCCCAGCCTATCCGGGTCGCAGCACCTGCCGCAGGCGACTACTCCCCGCGCGAGACCGCGATCATCTCGTCACGCGGCACGACCTTGATCCGCGCGCGGCCGTGCGGCGCGCCGAGAGCCACCTCATGCTCGTCGAGGCGGTGCCAGCCGTCGAGGTCGGTCCACGCGACGCCGCGCGATTCCAGCAGCGCGGGGATGGCCTCCTCCGACGGATCGGTCGGCTGCCACCACGAACCCTGGTCGTTGATGATGTGACGCACGGTCTCCATCGCGTCGGACTTGGTGTGGCCGATCAGGCCCACCGGTCCGCGCTTGATCCATCCGGTCGCATAGACGCCGGGGACCCGCTCATTCGAGTCCTTGCGCAGCACCTGACCCTCGTGGTTGGGGATGACCCCGTGGCGCTTGTCGAACGGCACTCCCGGCAGCGGCGACCCGAAGTAGCCGACCGCGCGATAGATCGCCTGCACGGCGATCTCGCGCATTTCGCCGGTGCCCACGACACCGCCCTCGCCGTCGGGACGGGTGCGCTCGTACACGAACGCCGACACCCGGCCGTTCTCGTCGGTCTTCACCTCGACGGGCTTCGCCCAGAAGTGCAGATGCAGGCGACGCGAGGCCTCACCCCCGGCGTTGTTGACGCTCGGGCGCTTGCGCCACGCCTGCAGCACGCGGTCGATGACCATCACCTGCTTGTTGCTCGCGATGGCGTCCTTCGACGCCTCGTCGTAGTCGAAATCCTCGTCGTAGACGACCATGTCGACATCGCGCAGCTCACCGAGCTCGCGAAGCTCGAGCGGGGTGAACTTCACCTGCGCGGGGCCCCGGCGGCCGAACACGTGCACGTCGGTCACCGGCGAGGCCTTCAGGCCCTCATAGACGTTGTCGGGAATCTCGGTGGGGAGCAGATCCTCGGCATGCTTGGCGAGCATGCGCGACACGTCGAGCGCGACGTTGCCGTTGCCGATGACGGCCACCGACTCCGCCTCCAGCGGCCAGGTGCGCGGCACGTCGGGGTGGCCATCGAACCAGCTGACGAAGTCGGCCGCACCGTAGGAGCCCTCGGCGTCGATCCCGGGGATGCGCAGGTCGGTGTCGCGCACCGCCCCGGTGGCGAAGATCACCGCGTGGTAGTGCTGCTTGAGGTCGTCGAGCGTGATGTCCTCGCCGAAGCGGACGTTGCCGAAAATGCGGATGTCACCGCGGTCGAGCACTTCGCGCAGCGCCGTGATGATGCCCTTGATGCGCGGATGGTCGGGCGCCACCCCGTAGCGCACCAGTCCGTAGGGGGCGGGCAGCTGCTCGAACAGGTCGATGGAGACATCGAAGCGACGCTCTGCCTTCAGCAGGATGTCGGCGGCGTAGATGCCGGCGGGTCCTGCACCGACGATGGCAAGCCTGAGCTTGGTCATGAAGTCCTTTCTGACGGATGCCGCGCCGCGGCGTTCCCGGAGACGCCGCCGATCAGCTCGCGCGATCGGCGACCGCCCGCGCGAAGCGCGTCAGCGCGTCGCGCACCGGCCCCTCGGGCAGTGGCTCCAGCGCATCGATCGCTTCAAGAGAGTACCGGTGCGCGAGCTCGCGCGTGGCCTCGGTGGTCTCGTGCTCTCTCAGTTCGGCGAGAGGACCGTCGAGGATCGCGGGGTCGGCGCCCTCGGCGATCCGCTCCACGCCCTCGTCGATCGTCTCGCGCAGTCGCACCGCGTCGGCGTCTCGTCGCTGACCGAGCAGCAGGAACGGCATCGTGGGAACGCCTGCGCGCAGGTCGGTACCGGGGACCTTGCCGGTCTCACCGGGGTCGGGCGAGAGGTCGATCACGTCGTCGAGCAGCTGGAAGGCGACACCGGCCTTCTCCCCGAACACCACCATGGGCGCCTCGAAGGCGGGGTCGGCGTCGGAGAAGATCACCCCGGCCTGCGCGGCCGCGGCGATGAGCGAACCGGTCTTGTCCGAGAGCACCTGCAGGTAGAACTCCACCGGGTCATCGTCCTCGGTGGCCCCGACCGTTTCGTGCATCTGTCCGAGCACGAGACGCTCGAAGGTGTCGGCCTGGATCCGGATCGCGCGCTCCCCCAGCCGCGCCATGATCTGGCTGGCGCGGGAGAAGAGCAGGTCGCCGGTGAGGATCGCGACGTTGTTGCCCCACACGGCGTGGGCGGACGGCACCCCTCGACGTTTGTCGGCGACATCCATCACGTCGTCGTGGTACAGCGAGCCGAGGTGGGTCATCTCCAGGGCCGAGGCCGCCTCGACGACCTCATCGGTGACCCCGTCGCCGAGCTGCGAGGTGAGGAGCGCCAGGGTGGGACGCACGCGCTTGCCGCCGGCGTTGTACAGGTAACGGCTGGTGGCGTTGGCGAGCGCGTCGGTCACGCGCAGTTCGCTGCGCAGGTGTTCGTCGACGCGCGCGAGCCCGTCCTCGATCGCCGCGAGAAGGCGACGGGCGCCGGGCCCGGCGAAGACCCGCTCGGTCAGGCTCAGCTGACCGGTGATCGGCGAGCCGGGAGCGGAAGGAGTCACGGATCCAGCCTAGCGGCGCGCGGATCGCAGGCGGTCGCCTCAGGGCTTGCGGCCCCGGTGCAGGGCGACGATGCCCATCGACAGGTTGCGGAACGCGACATCCGTCCATCCCGCCTCGCGGATCCACGCCGACAGCGTGCGCTGATCCGGCCAGTCGCGGATCGACTCGTTCAGATAGTCGTACGCCTCGGCGTTCGAGCTCACGGCCTTGGCCACGGTCGGCAGCACGCGGTCGTTGTAGAAGCGGTACAGCCGGTTGAAGGCGCCCGACGGCGGCTGCGAGAACTCGCAGATCACCACGCGTCCGCCGGGCTTGGTCACCCGCCACAGCTCCCGCAGGGCCTTCTTCGGATCGTTGACGTTGCGAAGACCGAACGACATGGTGACGGCGTCGAACTCCGCGTCGCCGAAAGGCAGGTCGGTCGCGTCCGCCTGCACGAACGTCAGGTTCCGGATGCCGCCGCCCGGCGACGTCGCTCCGTAACGGCGCTCGCCTTCGGCGATCATCCCGGGTGAGAAATCGGCGGCCACGACCTGGGCTCCGCTCTTGGCCAGTGCGACGCTGGAGGCGCCGGTGCCGGCGGCGAGGTCGAGGATGCGCTCGCCCGGTCGCGGCGAGACCGCGCGGGTCGTCGCCGCACGCCACATCCGGTCGTTGCCGAGGCTCAGCACGGTGTTCGTCCGGTCGTAGCCGCGGGCGACCTGATCGAACATGCCGCTGACGCGTCGCGGGTCCTTGCCGAGGTCGGCGCGGTTGGGTTCGCGATCGGTCGTCACGGGTCGAGTCTAAGCGCGTCGCCGTCGTCGCAGACCGGACGAGCACCGGTCTGCATCCTCAGAGGTTCAGCGCCTCGAGCCGTGAGAGCCAGTGGGCGGGTGTCGCCTCGTCGAAGGGCGCGACGCCCGCGCGAACCTTCTGCTCGAGGTCGACCGCGAGCGACTCGAGGCGCGCGACGATGTCGAGCGGATAGCCGTAGGCCACCCGGTGCTCGTCCCACTCGTCGCGGTCGTCGATGTAGATGCCCCGCTCGGTGTGCTTGACGACATCGAGATCCATGTCGACCCCGACCGGCGCACCGTCTCGCCAGCCCACATCCCAGCCCAGGTCGATGTAGATCTGCGTCCGGTTCGGATCCGCGTTCCGGGTATAGGCGTACTCCCCGCTCGGAGGGAGCAGCATCACACACGCCTGACGCGTCACCATCTGCCGTCCGGGCCGCTCGCTGATCCAGCCGGCGGGCTGGCCGACCCAGTCGCCCCACCGGTCGCTGCCGAGATACACGCAGTCGTGCTCCCAGTGCACCCCGCCGTTCCATTTGCGCCAGCGGAAGCGCACGCGCTGCCCGATCTCGGGGCGGGGGGCGGATGACGAGGCGTCGGTCACCTCGTCAATATACGGCGTCGCCGTCCGGCCCCGGGCGCCCGGATCTAGAGTGGAGCCGTGATCTCCCCCCTCCCCCGGCTGGTGGTCGAGACCTCTCCGATCGATCCCGTCGAGGAGCTGCTCCCCTTCGCCGATGCC encodes the following:
- a CDS encoding FAD-dependent oxidoreductase, which gives rise to MTKLRLAIVGAGPAGIYAADILLKAERRFDVSIDLFEQLPAPYGLVRYGVAPDHPRIKGIITALREVLDRGDIRIFGNVRFGEDITLDDLKQHYHAVIFATGAVRDTDLRIPGIDAEGSYGAADFVSWFDGHPDVPRTWPLEAESVAVIGNGNVALDVSRMLAKHAEDLLPTEIPDNVYEGLKASPVTDVHVFGRRGPAQVKFTPLELRELGELRDVDMVVYDEDFDYDEASKDAIASNKQVMVIDRVLQAWRKRPSVNNAGGEASRRLHLHFWAKPVEVKTDENGRVSAFVYERTRPDGEGGVVGTGEMREIAVQAIYRAVGYFGSPLPGVPFDKRHGVIPNHEGQVLRKDSNERVPGVYATGWIKRGPVGLIGHTKSDAMETVRHIINDQGSWWQPTDPSEEAIPALLESRGVAWTDLDGWHRLDEHEVALGAPHGRARIKVVPRDEMIAVSRGE
- a CDS encoding polyprenyl synthetase family protein, with amino-acid sequence MTPSAPGSPITGQLSLTERVFAGPGARRLLAAIEDGLARVDEHLRSELRVTDALANATSRYLYNAGGKRVRPTLALLTSQLGDGVTDEVVEAASALEMTHLGSLYHDDVMDVADKRRGVPSAHAVWGNNVAILTGDLLFSRASQIMARLGERAIRIQADTFERLVLGQMHETVGATEDDDPVEFYLQVLSDKTGSLIAAAAQAGVIFSDADPAFEAPMVVFGEKAGVAFQLLDDVIDLSPDPGETGKVPGTDLRAGVPTMPFLLLGQRRDADAVRLRETIDEGVERIAEGADPAILDGPLAELREHETTEATRELAHRYSLEAIDALEPLPEGPVRDALTRFARAVADRAS
- a CDS encoding demethylmenaquinone methyltransferase — encoded protein: MTTDREPNRADLGKDPRRVSGMFDQVARGYDRTNTVLSLGNDRMWRAATTRAVSPRPGERILDLAAGTGASSVALAKSGAQVVAADFSPGMIAEGERRYGATSPGGGIRNLTFVQADATDLPFGDAEFDAVTMSFGLRNVNDPKKALRELWRVTKPGGRVVICEFSQPPSGAFNRLYRFYNDRVLPTVAKAVSSNAEAYDYLNESIRDWPDQRTLSAWIREAGWTDVAFRNLSMGIVALHRGRKP
- a CDS encoding DUF402 domain-containing protein — protein: MTDASSSAPRPEIGQRVRFRWRKWNGGVHWEHDCVYLGSDRWGDWVGQPAGWISERPGRQMVTRQACVMLLPPSGEYAYTRNADPNRTQIYIDLGWDVGWRDGAPVGVDMDLDVVKHTERGIYIDDRDEWDEHRVAYGYPLDIVARLESLAVDLEQKVRAGVAPFDEATPAHWLSRLEALNL